The Geobacillus genomosp. 3 genome segment AAGTACATTCCGACGACGAATGCTCCGACCGCTGACAACAGCACCGGCTGCACAAGCTTCAGCGCCGTTTCGAGCCGCTTTTCGATCACTTGCAGCAAAAACTCCCCATAATGTTCGAGTTCCTTGCCAAGTTCGCCGTTCGACTGACCGTGGCGAATGACAAGCGTCAACTCCGGCTCGTAGTAGCGGGCGGCGCTGACGAGATCGTCAAGCGCCATCCCTTTTACCAACCCTTCGCGGATTCGTTTCCCTTCCATTTGCAGAAACGGCCAGGAAAAAGGTTCGCTAAAGACGCCGAGCGCTTCATAAACGGACAAACCCGCTTGCAGCAGGCGGCCGAGCTGACGGGCCATTACATATGTGGCAACCAATCTCACCAATAAGGCGCACCATGGAATGGATAAAGCGAACTGAAGCCGGCGGGCGACCGGCCAACGGCGGAAGAAAGCGGCGTAAAACAACCAGAAGAATATGGGGAAGGCGGCGATGCCTGCCAATGCCATCGGCGCATGGGCAATGAGCGCAATAAGTAAAGAAGTCTGTTCATTTCCGGGCGAAAGCGCCGCGGCGGTCTGCTCAAATTGCGGGAGCAGCCATCGTTGCAT includes the following:
- the comGB gene encoding competence type IV pilus assembly protein ComGB, producing MRRKMWPLAEQALFFIRLGRLLERGYPLGHALEFLAIQAPVKRRLELERCLQQLRAGSPLFVAIGGMSIDRIAISLLFFAERHGDLPRGMAEAGAALAQKARFGEQLRRFSRYPLFLFVLLIVMLVFMQRWLLPQFEQTAAALSPGNEQTSLLIALIAHAPMALAGIAAFPIFFWLFYAAFFRRWPVARRLQFALSIPWCALLVRLVATYVMARQLGRLLQAGLSVYEALGVFSEPFSWPFLQMEGKRIREGLVKGMALDDLVSAARYYEPELTLVIRHGQSNGELGKELEHYGEFLLQVIEKRLETALKLVQPVLLSAVGAFVVGMYLAILLPMFSMLNGL